From the Arctopsyche grandis isolate Sample6627 chromosome 11, ASM5162203v2, whole genome shotgun sequence genome, one window contains:
- the LOC143919306 gene encoding uncharacterized protein LOC143919306 gives MRVVFLIVVTLAVVLGGKLPLTLQRAIEIEKMARVSNRFTFNLPAQLRVGSKIEIEGKTSKDLKERISMNLVTTLNENGGLKLVPYHHRLDLSSTNQTVISSLINGHWADDYVREYYAPIQKGDIFKAEFEIIRNGTISYFYNRFPRIFYRHQSPFEDIKYIVTYYIEEIYSVKLYL, from the exons ATGCGTGTGGTATTTTTGATTGTTGTCACGTTGGCTGTGGTGCTTGGAGGAAAGCTACCTTTGACTCTTCAACGagcaattgaaattgaaaaaatggcTCGAGTAAGTAACAGGTTCACTTTCAACTTACCTGCTCAGCTCAGAGTCGGATCTAAGATAGAAATTGAAGGAAAAACATCTAAAGATCTGAAAGA AAGAATAAGTATGAATTTGGTTACCACTTTAAATGAGAATGGAGGCCTCAAACTTGTCCCTTATCACCATAGACTCGACTTGAGTAGTACTAACCAAACAGTTATCAGTTCTTTGATCAATGGTCATTGGGCTGACGATTATGTACGAGAATACTATGCACCAATTCAAAAAG GTGACATATTTAAAGCAGAATTTGAAATAATCAGAAACGGCACGATATCTTATTTCTATAATAGATTCCCCAGAATATTCTATAGACACCAAAGTCCTTTCGAAGATATTAAATACATCGTGACTTATTATATTGAAGAGATATACTCGGTTAAactttatttgtaa
- the LOC143919305 gene encoding uncharacterized protein LOC143919305: MRVEFLILASLTLVLGRDLPSKIPRVIELERISQLRGRYIYNIPEPLKDGNKIEIEGKSSSQASKFYLNLVSTLYSDGNENLIHHHQRVDITLQETFISARIDEKWVDNIIVHAPTVKPGENFKVTYEITTDGTFTFYNNNTGKMFYPHQSPFKDIKYITINDATEMDVEKIHSIKFYF; encoded by the exons ATGCGcgttgaatttttgattttggcTTCTTTGACGTTAGTTCTCGGAAGAGATTTGCCTTCAAAAATTCCTAGAGTAATTGAATTAGAAAGGATATCTCAATTAAGAGGTAGATATATTTACAACATACCAGAACCACTAAAAGATGGAAACAAAATCGAAATCGAAGGAAAATCATCAAGTCAGGCTAGCAA atTCTATTTAAATTTAGTGTCAACTTTATATTCAGATGGAAATGAGAACCTTATCCATCACCATCAAAGAGTTGATATCACCCTTCAGGAAACATTCATTAGTGCTCGGATTGATGAAAAATGGGTCGATAATATTATCGTCCATGCACCAACTGTAAAACCAG GGGAAAATTTTAAAGTGACGTATGAAATAACTACAGATGGCACATTCACATTCTACAATAATAATACTGGAAAAAtgttctatcctcaccaaagTCCATTTAAAGACATTAAATATATCACAATTAATGACGCAACTGAAATGGACGTTGAAAAAATTCACtcgattaaattttatttttga